In Sardina pilchardus chromosome 10, fSarPil1.1, whole genome shotgun sequence, one genomic interval encodes:
- the LOC134093796 gene encoding tyrosine--tRNA ligase, mitochondrial-like, with amino-acid sequence MATPIVRGCPRVWKLSCYPFKKCYSNRANFHLSVVYNNGLLTSLNKRGVLKDCFPEGAGQVQLPQLLQSGSQTIYCGFDPTADSLHAGNLLAIIGLLHFRNAGHNVIALIGGATAQIGDPSGKTTEREALSSDVVKHNENGIRESLHRIFANHELYYCSDPKKLGTISIMNNTKWYKGWNVVTFLSDIGRHFRMGTMLSRHSVQSRIKSAEGMSFTEFSYQLFQAYDFFHLHQLCNCKIQLGGTDQLGNLMTGYEFIQKKTNEDVYGLTVPLITTSMGDKLGKSAGNAVWLNRNRTSPYELYQYFLRQPDSSLERYLRLFTFLPLAEVDKVMEVHLQDPGKRTAQKRLAAEVTKLVHGKDGLESAKRCTNALYHSNLQALEQMSDSELQELFREAPFMELLLEPGTTVLDACRHMQAIPDGPRGYRMVRDGGVWINHQRTDSPEQVLTPGLHILTNGLTLIRVGKKNFYILKWLNL; translated from the exons ATGGCGACCCCCATAGTGAGGGGATGTCCTCGCGTCTGGAAACTTAGCTGTTATCCGTTTAAGAAATGTTATTCAAACCGCGCTAACTTTCATCTTTCAGTAGTCTATAACAACGGGCTTCTTACATCACTTAACAAACGCGGCGTCTTAAAGGATTGCTTCCCTGAGGGTGCCGGCCAGGTTCAGCTTCCTCAGCTCCTCCAGTCGGGGTCTCAGACTATTTACTGTGGCTTTGACCCCACAGCAGATAGCCTCCACGCGGGGAATTTACTCGCAATCATCGGCCTCCTTCACTTCAGAAATGCTGGACACAATGTCATCGCTCTTATCGGTGGAGCGACAGCTCAAATTGGGGACCCGAGCGGCAAAACGACGGAAAGAGAAGCTCTGTCTAGTGATGTGGttaaacacaatgaaaatggCATAAGGGAGAGCTTGCACAGAATATTTGCCAACCATGAACTGTACTATTGCAGCGACCCCAAGAAACTGGGCACGATATCGATCATGAACAATACGAAGTGGTATAAAGGGTGGAATGTGGTTACGTTTTTGTCAGACATAGGCAGACACTTTCGAATGGGCACCATGCTAAGCAGACACAGCGTGCAGTCTCGAATCAAAAGTGCGGAAGGGATGAGTTTCACAGAGTTCTCTTATCAGCTTTTCCAAGCCTACGATTTTTTTCATCTGCACCAGCTATGCAACTGTAAGATTCAACTTGGAGGAACAGACCAATTGGGCAACTTGATGACTGGTTATGAGTTTATCCAAAA AAAGACTAATGAAGATGTATATGGACTGACTGTTCCACTCATAACCACATCTATGGGAGACAAGCTGGGGAAGAGTGCAGGAAATGCAGTATGGTTGAACAGGAACCGAACATCCCCCTATGAACTGTACCAGTATTTCCTGAGACAGCCAGACAGCAGTTTGGAACG GTATCTAAGACTTTTCACCTTTCTTCCCCTGGCAGAGGTGGATAAGGTGATGGAGGTGCATTTGCAGGACCCTGGAAAGAGGACTGCTCAGAAACGTCTGGCTGCAGAGGTCACCAAGCTGGTCCATGGTAAAGACGGCCTCGAGAGTGCaaaaag GTGCACCAATGCTCTGTACCATAGCAACCTGCAGGCACTGGAGCAGATGAGTGATTCGGAGCTGCAGGAGCTCTTTAGAGAAGCCCCATTCATGGAGCTGCTTCTGGAACCAGGCACCACTGTGCTAGATGCCTGTCGCCACATGCAAGCCATTCCAGATGGACCCAGAGG GTATCGCATGGTTCGAGATGGAGGTGTATGGATCAACCATCAACGCACTGACAGTCCAGAGCAGGTGCTCACTCCAGGCCTCCACATCCTGACCAACGGCCTTACACTCATCCGAGTAGGCAAGAAAAACTTCTACATCCTCAAGTGGCTAAACCTTTGA
- the LOC134093797 gene encoding peroxisome proliferator-activated receptor alpha-like, whose translation MVDMESHYSPPSPLEESVLGSPLCGDFIGSIEDLQDISQSIDDDALSSFDVPEYQSSSLGSGSESSTMLDALTPASSPSSGVYGAVPGQEEFSSTSLNLECRVCADRASGYHYGVHACEGCKGFFRRTIRLKLEYEKCERHCKIQKKNRNKCQYCRFQKCLSVGMSHNAIRFGRMPQSEKLKLKAEILTGDRDVEDPQVADQKTLAKQIYEAYLKNFNMNKSKARTILTGKTSTPPFVIHDMDTLQLAEKTLVAKMVGSAAGSLQHKEAEVRIFHCCQCTSVETVTELTEFAKCVPGFSGLDLNDQVTLLKYGVYEALFAMLASCMNKDGLLVAYGSGFITREFLKSLRRPFSDMMEPKFQFAMKFNALELDDSDLALFVAAIICCGDRPGLVNVAHIERMQEGIVHVLRLHLLANHPDDAFLFPKMLQKLADLRQLVTEHAQLVQEIKKTEDMSLHPLLQEIYRDMY comes from the exons ATGGTAGACATGGAGAGCCACTacagccccccctctcccctggagGAGTCGGTGCTGGGCAGCCCACTGTGTGGGGACTTCATCGGCAGCATCGAGGACCTGCAGGACATCTCCCAGTCCATTGACGATGACGCCCTCAGCTCCTTCGACGTGCCCGAGTACCAGTCCTCCAGCCTGGGCTCCGGCTCTGAGAGCTCCACCATGCTGG acgCCCTGACGCCGGCGTCCAGTCCATCCTCAGGTGTGTATGGAGCGGTCCCCGGGCAAGAGGAGTTCTCCTCGACCTCGCTGAACCTGGAGTGTCGCGTGTGTGCCGACCGCGCCTCGGGATACCACTACGGCGTCCACGCCTGCGAGGGCTGCAAG GGTTTCTTCAGGAGAACCATTCGCCTCAAGCTGGAGTACGAGAAGTGTGAGCGGCACTGCAAGATCCAAAAGAAGAACCGAAACAAGTGCCAATACTGCCGCTTCCAGAAGTGCCTGTCCGTGGGCATGTCCCACAATG CTATCCGTTTCGGCCGGATGCCCCAGTCGGAGAAGCTGAAGTTGAAAGCGGAGATCCTGACGGGGGATCGGGACGTGGAGGACCCGCAGGTGGCCGACCAGAAGACGCTGGCCAAGCAGATCTACGAGGCCTACCTGAAGAACTTCAACATGAACAAGTCCAAAGCAAGAACCATTCTCACGGGCAAGACCAGCACACCG CCCTTTGTCATCCACGACATGGACACCCTGCAGCTGGCCGAGAAGACGCTGGTGGCCAAGATGGTGGGCTCGGCGGCGGGCAGCCTGCAGCACAAGGAGGCCGAGGTGCGCATCTTCCACTGCTGCCAGTGCACCTCCGTGGAGACGGTCACCGAGCTGACCGAGTTCGCCAAGTGCGTGCCGGGCTTCTCGGGCCTGGACCTGAACGACCAGGTGACGCTGCTCAAGTACGGCGTGTACGAGGCGCTCTTCGCCATGCTGGCGTCGTGCATGAACAAGGACGGGCTGCTGGTGGCCTACGGCAGCGGCTTCATCACGCGCGAGTTCCTCAAGAGCCTGCGCCGGCCCTTCAGCGACATGATGGAGCCCAAGTTCCAGTTCGCCATGAAGTTCAACGCGCTGGAGCTGGACGACAGCGACCTGGCCCTGTTCGTGGCCGCCATCATCTGCTGCGGAG ACCGGCCGGGCCTGGTGAACGTTGCGCACATCGAGCGCATGCAGGAGGGCATCGTCCACGTGCTACGGCTCCACCTGCTGGCCAACCACCCGGACGACGCCTTCCTCTTCCCCAAGATGCTGCAGAAGCTGGCCGACCTCCGGCAGCTGGTGACGGAGCACGCGCAGCTGGTGCAGGAGATCAAGAAGACGGAGGACATGTCGCTGCACCCGCTCCTGCAGGAGATCTACAGGGACATGTactga